DNA from Elusimicrobiaceae bacterium:
AAGCACAACTACCAACAACTCTATCAGCGTAAAACCGCCGACATTATGTTTAGACATTTTTTTTATATCCAAAACTCCTTTTTTTATTAACTTTTCTCGATAAAAAAAATTTAACAAAAAGAAACAATTCAAGAACTTTCACATTTTTCCAATGAAACAACGATCAATCAAAAAATTTTACTTATCATCACTTTCGTTCGTCTCTTTCTTCTTAAACAGAGAGCCAATACCGCTAAAAATCTTCTTTACCGAGCGGCTGACAAAATTACTCCCCACCCCTTGTGTCACTGTAGAAAACACAGATGAAGATAAATTCATCTTCCCTTCTGGAGAAGCCATTGTACCGCCAATATCTAATGTAAGCGGCATAATTCCCCCTTCATAGTGACGGCCGGGAGCGGCATTGACTTGCATATCCAAATTCTGGGTTTTAAAGTTCATCTCACCACGCAAATTAAACGAAAGCATATCTGACACAAAAGAGCCTCTTTCAATATCAGCAATACCATCATTAAACGTGATATCGGAGGCAAACTGCTCAAAGGCCCATCGTCCGTCTATTTTTTCGCTATCGTGTGGCATCATAATTTGTATTTCATTACCATTTTCATCCAATACCGTTTGCACCACCATATCGCCGGCACGCTCATCTTGAGTATTAGTCATATTATTACCGATGCTACTTAACACGCCAAAAACGTTTAAACTGTTTATTACATCGCTGACGACCTTTAAAGAGCTAAACATCACTTTAGTGACGGCATTGGCATTGGTGAGTTTATTCAAATCCTTAATTTCCCCCTGTCCCGCATGCAAAGACAGTTTTCCATATGCTTTGGAAAGGGCAGTTGTAATATGCTGCATATCCATTGCAAAATGAATATCTTTTCCATAAATAAACGGGGCATCCAAAGAAGAAATGTCTATATTTACTTTGGCATGAATCGGTGGAAAAACTACCGCACTGTCTTGCTTTTCTGTTTTTTGAGCGGTACTTTCTTTCTGCTGTTTGGGTGTGGGCAAAGCAAGACGGGCTGCTTTAAAGTTTGCCACAACCGTTATATCTTCCGGTGTTTTATCTACCGCCAAATCACCTTCAAAAGAGCCATCATTTAACAGTCCCGTAAATTTTTCTATCTTTAGTTTCTGCAAACTTTCCAAAACAATTTGAGTATTAAATTCTTTTAAAGTACCGACAATAGGCGCATATGCAGAGACGGATTTCAAAGAAATGTCTGCCTTAGCCTGTTGTTGTGTGGCTTGCGCCGCAGCCAACACTTCTCCGCCCAGTTGATAGGGTTGCAACAACGGCAAGGCTTGGGAAATAGAAGACAAGTTAAGTTTTGTCTCTGCATCAATGGCAAAATCAATTGCCTCCGACCACGAAAAATTACCCAGAAAAGAAATAAAAGAATCCAACGCGGAAAACTTAAATGCAGAAATATCTATACTCTCTTTTTCTAAATCAGCCGAAGCCTGCACATCTAAGGTAAATTTTTTAATAAGAAATTCTGCAATATCCGGAAC
Protein-coding regions in this window:
- a CDS encoding AsmA family protein, with product MKRFLNGAYILLAILGGLWLNAEIILKGIVPLRPVQNFLQQKVTDLAGRPVEMKRVVLRLSGIGMEDVRLAHSSKMQETEDLFSAKEIFIRWNLWYLLKGHIQVDSVLLDQLSARIVRYADGSFNFDGLFSSSATSETKEKEEKEEKEVWVPSISLNNFTIQDGFFSFSDEYKGEKVELSDVYVSVQDFAFDKFFPLSINADILYQNAYLPLQQIEMGFTSKIHLQKMDLTLAEVWLKHGVIKHEGGVLILEGKIKNFQRPQMTLTLEGKNVNQKIADFLVPDIAEFLIKKFTLDVQASADLEKESIDISAFKFSALDSFISFLGNFSWSEAIDFAIDAETKLNLSSISQALPLLQPYQLGGEVLAAAQATQQQAKADISLKSVSAYAPIVGTLKEFNTQIVLESLQKLKIEKFTGLLNDGSFEGDLAVDKTPEDITVVANFKAARLALPTPKQQKESTAQKTEKQDSAVVFPPIHAKVNIDISSLDAPFIYGKDIHFAMDMQHITTALSKAYGKLSLHAGQGEIKDLNKLTNANAVTKVMFSSLKVVSDVINSLNVFGVLSSIGNNMTNTQDERAGDMVVQTVLDENGNEIQIMMPHDSEKIDGRWAFEQFASDITFNDGIADIERGSFVSDMLSFNLRGEMNFKTQNLDMQVNAAPGRHYEGGIMPLTLDIGGTMASPEGKMNLSSSVFSTVTQGVGSNFVSRSVKKIFSGIGSLFKKKETNESDDK